In Corynebacterium guangdongense, one DNA window encodes the following:
- a CDS encoding translation initiation factor IF-2 N-terminal domain-containing protein — MNSEETTSPATENGNSGTVGEEKSGERRAARRSTRKSTAKKTAAKKTTAKKSAAKATAEKSPAGKRATTKRATTKRAATKSAKKSPENTTDTNSSAAQETTGPKAATPQAAEVTTLIDRAALGERQRVYSLAKKIGISSKDLIVALDAVGLVKVAQSSLSLDEMNRVLDHLERKSAPMAPAPEPAAPEAPEQEAPVEAPVEEQNAPADESEERIRTRVRKNVANEIHQIEEKVEADLAAVVGEPESVGEAEARDDSAAEAGANAKDDAEGDTEHLAEGDAHGGVQGDAGEEWGDAVEDVLPEIVPAPTEAPTTAAYAPIFVVPRAGDDDTDADAGEDGEARGGRRRRSARRTTRRSSVGKAEAITPEAVTSEAVTLQVEPDTDHEETAEDLPAEPVALKGSTRLEAQKRRRTEMREAGRKKAPIVSQAEFLARRESVKRTMVVRERQHVEDPTNPALITQVAVLEDDLLVEHFVTSEAQASMTGNIYLGRVQNVLPSMEAAFIDIGKGRNGVLYSSEVDWKSAGLKGRNRKIEQALKSGDQVLVQVSKDPLGHKGARLTTQISLAGRYLVYVPGGRSAGISRKLPAPERKRLKDILGRVIPGEGGAIIRTAAENVPEEAIAADVNRLHTLWEDLQDRAAGEKASKGAKPVTLYEEPDMLVKVVRDLFNEDFTSLVVDGRRAWNTIRSYVDSVAPDLSDRLERYDRRDHDGHDAFARHRIDEQLQKALGRKVWLPSGGSLVIDRTEAMTVIDVNTGKFTGSGGNLEETVTRNNLEAAEEIVRQMRLRDLGGMIVVDFIDMVLPENQDLVLRRLKEALGRDRTRHQVSEVTSLGLVQMTRKRLGTGLLETFSTTCEVCDGRGLILHEDPVDPNEAEEAKAYSRKHKHNLTKGHAEPAPRREEPAPQPSRPSETDFEELAAAVIREEEPTAETREDTHQEEPAAEGRRSRRRGGRGRSRGRGGRPEQEQRQEERPTTTVDEVAAIAAAATERADEAEPEETAAVTGTQSYEQAVAEFEASPRRRRRTRGNSRSDHRPQREDFAVATKPDSPESAEDREQNAKVESAQRAEPKPPRASSGRRRSGRAQEASQRKTAKEDAVQAKTGEVKTVEVKTGKQEAPRVEAGTKNREEATGTRRGRRRAVRRLSPEQPAQRPEPQPEAAASASRRPETPAADQPASASGRRRRRATRRSGA, encoded by the coding sequence GTGAACAGCGAAGAAACGACCAGCCCGGCAACTGAAAACGGGAACAGCGGAACCGTGGGGGAGGAGAAGTCCGGCGAACGCCGGGCCGCCCGCCGGTCCACGCGGAAGAGCACCGCGAAGAAGACTGCGGCGAAGAAGACGACCGCGAAGAAGTCGGCCGCCAAGGCCACGGCCGAGAAAAGCCCGGCCGGGAAGCGCGCCACCACGAAGCGCGCCACCACGAAGCGCGCCGCCACGAAGTCGGCGAAGAAGTCACCGGAGAACACGACCGACACGAACTCTTCGGCGGCCCAGGAGACCACCGGGCCGAAGGCTGCTACCCCGCAGGCCGCGGAGGTCACCACGCTGATCGACCGCGCCGCCCTCGGTGAGCGTCAGCGCGTCTACAGCCTGGCCAAGAAGATCGGTATTTCCTCGAAGGACCTCATCGTCGCCCTCGACGCCGTCGGTCTGGTCAAGGTCGCCCAGTCCTCCCTGTCCCTGGACGAGATGAACCGCGTGCTTGATCATCTCGAGCGCAAGTCCGCACCGATGGCACCGGCCCCCGAGCCGGCCGCGCCGGAGGCGCCGGAGCAGGAGGCCCCGGTCGAGGCTCCCGTGGAGGAGCAGAATGCCCCGGCGGATGAGAGCGAGGAGCGCATCCGCACCCGCGTGCGCAAGAACGTCGCCAACGAGATCCACCAGATCGAGGAGAAGGTCGAGGCCGACCTCGCCGCCGTGGTGGGGGAGCCCGAGTCCGTCGGTGAAGCTGAGGCCCGGGACGACAGCGCTGCCGAAGCTGGGGCGAACGCCAAGGATGACGCCGAGGGTGACACCGAGCACCTCGCCGAGGGCGACGCCCATGGAGGCGTCCAGGGGGACGCCGGGGAGGAGTGGGGGGACGCCGTCGAGGACGTCCTGCCCGAGATCGTCCCGGCCCCCACCGAGGCGCCGACGACCGCCGCCTACGCGCCGATTTTCGTCGTCCCCCGCGCCGGTGACGACGACACGGACGCCGACGCCGGGGAAGACGGGGAGGCCAGGGGCGGCCGGCGTCGCCGGTCCGCACGCCGGACGACCCGCCGTTCCAGCGTCGGCAAGGCTGAGGCCATCACGCCCGAGGCCGTCACCTCCGAGGCCGTCACCCTGCAGGTCGAGCCGGACACGGACCATGAGGAGACGGCGGAGGACCTTCCGGCGGAGCCGGTGGCCCTGAAGGGCTCGACCCGCCTGGAGGCGCAGAAGCGCCGCCGCACCGAGATGCGGGAGGCCGGCCGCAAGAAGGCGCCGATCGTGTCGCAGGCGGAGTTCCTGGCGCGCCGCGAGTCCGTCAAGCGCACGATGGTGGTGCGCGAGCGTCAGCACGTCGAGGATCCGACGAACCCGGCGCTGATCACCCAGGTCGCGGTGCTCGAGGATGACCTGCTGGTCGAGCACTTCGTCACCAGTGAGGCGCAGGCCTCGATGACCGGCAACATCTATCTCGGCCGCGTCCAGAACGTGCTGCCGAGCATGGAGGCCGCGTTCATCGACATCGGCAAGGGCCGCAACGGCGTGCTCTACTCCTCCGAGGTCGACTGGAAGTCCGCCGGGCTCAAGGGCCGCAACCGCAAGATCGAGCAGGCGCTCAAGTCCGGAGACCAGGTGCTGGTGCAGGTCTCCAAGGATCCGCTCGGCCACAAGGGCGCCCGCTTGACGACGCAGATCTCCCTGGCCGGCCGCTACCTCGTCTACGTCCCGGGCGGCCGTTCCGCCGGCATCTCCCGTAAACTGCCGGCCCCGGAGCGCAAGCGCCTCAAGGACATCCTCGGCCGCGTCATCCCCGGTGAGGGTGGGGCCATCATCCGCACCGCCGCCGAGAACGTGCCGGAGGAGGCGATCGCCGCCGACGTCAACCGCCTGCACACCCTGTGGGAGGACCTGCAGGACCGCGCCGCGGGGGAGAAGGCGTCCAAGGGGGCCAAGCCGGTCACCCTCTACGAGGAGCCGGACATGCTGGTCAAGGTCGTCCGTGACCTCTTCAACGAGGACTTCACCAGCCTCGTCGTCGACGGTCGTCGTGCCTGGAACACCATCAGGTCCTATGTGGACTCCGTGGCGCCGGACCTGTCCGACCGCCTGGAGCGCTACGACCGCCGCGACCACGACGGCCACGACGCCTTCGCCCGCCACCGCATCGACGAGCAGCTGCAGAAGGCGCTGGGCCGCAAGGTCTGGCTGCCCTCCGGCGGTTCGCTGGTCATCGACCGCACCGAGGCGATGACCGTCATCGACGTCAACACCGGCAAGTTCACCGGCTCCGGCGGCAATCTCGAGGAGACCGTCACCCGCAACAATCTCGAGGCGGCTGAGGAGATCGTCCGCCAGATGCGCCTGCGTGACCTCGGCGGCATGATCGTCGTCGACTTCATCGACATGGTGCTGCCCGAGAACCAGGACCTCGTCCTGCGCCGCCTCAAGGAGGCGCTGGGCCGCGACCGCACCCGCCACCAGGTTTCCGAGGTCACCTCCCTCGGCCTGGTGCAGATGACCCGCAAGCGACTGGGCACCGGCCTGCTCGAGACCTTCTCCACCACCTGCGAGGTCTGCGACGGCCGGGGCCTGATCCTCCACGAGGATCCGGTCGACCCGAACGAGGCCGAGGAGGCCAAGGCCTACTCCCGCAAGCACAAGCACAACCTCACCAAGGGACATGCGGAGCCCGCCCCGCGACGCGAGGAGCCCGCCCCGCAGCCGTCCCGTCCGAGCGAGACCGACTTCGAGGAGCTGGCCGCCGCCGTCATCCGCGAGGAGGAGCCGACGGCCGAGACCCGCGAGGACACCCATCAGGAGGAGCCGGCCGCGGAGGGACGCAGGTCCCGCCGCCGCGGCGGCCGCGGCCGCAGCCGGGGCCGGGGTGGACGCCCGGAGCAGGAGCAGCGCCAGGAGGAGCGGCCGACCACCACCGTCGACGAGGTCGCCGCGATCGCGGCCGCCGCCACCGAGCGCGCCGACGAGGCGGAGCCGGAGGAAACCGCCGCGGTCACCGGCACCCAGTCCTACGAGCAGGCCGTCGCCGAGTTCGAGGCCTCACCGCGCCGGCGCCGTCGCACCCGCGGCAACTCCCGTTCGGACCACCGTCCGCAGCGCGAGGACTTCGCCGTCGCCACCAAGCCCGACTCCCCCGAGTCGGCGGAGGACAGGGAACAGAACGCGAAGGTCGAGTCCGCGCAGCGTGCTGAACCGAAGCCGCCGCGCGCCAGCTCCGGCCGTCGCCGTTCCGGCCGCGCCCAGGAAGCGTCCCAGCGGAAGACCGCGAAGGAGGATGCAGTGCAGGCGAAGACCGGGGAGGTGAAGACCGTGGAGGTGAAGACCGGGAAGCAGGAGGCGCCGCGGGTCGAGGCCGGGACAAAGAACCGCGAGGAGGCCACCGGCACCCGCCGTGGCCGCCGCCGCGCCGTTCGCCGGCTGAGCCCCGAGCAGCCGGCCCAGCGGCCGGAGCCGCAGCCCGAGGCCGCGGCCAGTGCGTCCCGACGCCCGGAGACCCCGGCGGCGGATCAGCCGGCGTCGGCAAGCGGGCGTCGGCGCCGACGCGCCACCCGCAGGAGTGGAGCCTAG
- a CDS encoding carboxymuconolactone decarboxylase family protein — translation MTDHTPTPKHGPYLDKYFPQIAKAQNNVVTQLKKIYPEVDLGRDLIELAMVRVSQINGCGACLSVHVPAARRAGVPQNKLDVLPAWRELDGYFSEQEYAALELAEEITLLPAGKRHADAPLRAMRVFAEEQVAALEWAIIHINTYNRISIFSGHPPVFREEA, via the coding sequence GTGACCGACCACACCCCCACCCCCAAGCACGGCCCCTACCTGGACAAGTACTTCCCGCAGATCGCCAAGGCACAGAACAACGTCGTCACCCAGCTCAAGAAGATCTACCCCGAGGTCGACCTCGGCCGTGACCTCATCGAGCTGGCCATGGTCCGCGTCAGCCAGATCAACGGCTGCGGCGCCTGCCTGTCGGTGCACGTCCCCGCCGCTCGCCGCGCCGGCGTCCCCCAGAACAAGCTCGACGTCCTGCCCGCCTGGCGCGAACTGGACGGCTACTTCAGCGAGCAGGAGTACGCCGCCCTCGAGCTGGCCGAGGAGATCACCCTCCTGCCGGCCGGGAAGCGCCACGCCGACGCGCCGCTGCGCGCCATGAGGGTCTTCGCCGAGGAGCAGGTCGCCGCGCTCGAATGGGCCATCATCCACATCAACACCTACAACCGCATCTCGATCTTCTCCGGCCACCCGCCGGTTTTCCGCGAGGAGGCCTGA
- the ndk gene encoding nucleoside-diphosphate kinase, with translation MTERTLILIKPDGVANGHVGEIIARIERKGLKLAALDLRVTDRETAEKHYEEHKERPFFGELVEFITSAPLIAGVVEGERAIEAWRQLAGGTDPVSKATPGTIRGDFALTVGENVVHGSDSPESAEREIGIWFPNL, from the coding sequence ATGACTGAACGTACTCTCATCCTTATCAAGCCGGACGGCGTCGCCAACGGCCACGTCGGCGAGATCATCGCCCGCATCGAGCGCAAGGGCCTCAAGCTCGCGGCTCTGGACCTGCGCGTCACGGACCGCGAGACCGCGGAGAAGCACTACGAGGAGCACAAGGAGCGTCCGTTCTTCGGCGAGCTCGTCGAGTTCATCACCTCCGCTCCGCTGATCGCCGGCGTCGTCGAGGGTGAGCGTGCCATCGAGGCGTGGCGTCAGCTGGCCGGCGGCACCGACCCGGTGTCCAAGGCCACCCCGGGCACCATCCGCGGCGACTTCGCCCTGACCGTCGGCGAGAACGTCGTCCACGGTTCCGACTCCCCGGAGTCCGCTGAGCGCGAGATCGGCATCTGGTTCCCGAACCTCTAG
- a CDS encoding DUF4233 domain-containing protein, with translation MSSTDSPEVGPLGPGHAPAKDPLKGLRGVLSGTLIMEAIVLGLAMLVILKVDAGAMWTTPNIAFVGGLALAHLVLAFLQRFSWGLPAALVLQVIGLAGFLIHWSIGVVVVIFILVWWYVLTLRRNLIERMRRGLLTTQHLDAK, from the coding sequence ATGAGCAGCACCGATTCCCCCGAGGTGGGCCCCCTCGGCCCGGGCCACGCCCCGGCGAAGGACCCGTTGAAGGGTCTGCGCGGCGTGCTGTCGGGCACCCTGATCATGGAGGCCATCGTCCTCGGCCTGGCGATGCTGGTCATCCTCAAGGTGGACGCCGGCGCCATGTGGACCACCCCGAACATCGCGTTCGTCGGCGGGCTAGCCCTGGCCCACCTGGTGCTGGCCTTCCTTCAGCGTTTCAGCTGGGGACTGCCGGCCGCGCTGGTCCTGCAGGTCATCGGGCTGGCCGGCTTCCTCATCCACTGGTCCATCGGTGTGGTCGTGGTGATCTTCATCCTGGTCTGGTGGTACGTGCTGACCCTGCGCCGGAATCTCATCGAGCGCATGCGCCGCGGCCTGCTGACCACCCAGCACCTGGACGCGAAGTAG
- a CDS encoding GNAT family N-acetyltransferase — translation MTDLNRVGGSFTITADDGHVAGRTDFRDRGDERVFFHTEIDDAYGGQGLAGTLVRAALSETAAEEKSIVAVCPFVRGWLEKHPGEFSWRRPTPEDIDWIKDQLS, via the coding sequence ATGACCGACTTAAATAGGGTCGGCGGCTCCTTCACGATCACCGCCGACGACGGCCACGTGGCCGGCCGCACCGACTTCCGCGACCGCGGCGACGAGCGGGTGTTCTTCCACACCGAGATCGACGACGCCTACGGCGGCCAGGGGCTGGCCGGCACGCTGGTCCGGGCCGCCCTCAGCGAGACCGCCGCCGAGGAGAAATCCATCGTCGCGGTCTGCCCCTTCGTCCGGGGCTGGCTGGAAAAGCACCCCGGCGAATTCAGCTGGCGCCGCCCCACCCCCGAAGACATCGACTGGATTAAGGATCAGCTCTCGTGA
- a CDS encoding pirin family protein, protein MSTTEENPPEIQLQPREATCADGARVEIITAREVPLGGPRAMTVYRTLPQKQRSLIGAWCFADHYGPDDVSATGGMDVAVHPHTGLQTVSWLFEGEVTHHDSGNHHAVVLPGEVNFMTAGAGICHSEVSTQATTVLHGVQLWTVLPDHARHGERRFDHYAPALLELDGGQALVFVGSLFGETSPIPTFTPLVGAELRVDAGATLEVELNPGFEHGLLVDAGDVDVEGAVVRPRELAYAGTGETRLRIRNNGPEKARLVLIGGEPFTEDVVMWWNFIGRDHTEIARYREEWENHSERFGVTHGYISHDADGLDRLPAPTLPTSRLRPRTNPEPVARPEMRIDRS, encoded by the coding sequence ATGTCTACTACCGAGGAGAACCCGCCCGAGATTCAACTGCAGCCGCGCGAGGCCACCTGCGCCGACGGCGCCCGGGTCGAGATCATCACCGCCCGCGAGGTCCCGCTGGGCGGCCCCCGAGCCATGACCGTCTACCGCACGCTGCCCCAGAAACAGCGCTCACTCATCGGAGCCTGGTGCTTCGCCGACCACTACGGCCCCGACGACGTCTCCGCCACCGGGGGCATGGACGTCGCGGTCCATCCCCACACCGGCCTGCAGACCGTCTCCTGGCTCTTCGAGGGCGAGGTCACCCACCACGACTCCGGCAACCACCACGCCGTCGTCCTGCCCGGCGAAGTCAACTTCATGACCGCCGGCGCCGGCATCTGCCACTCCGAGGTCTCCACCCAGGCCACCACCGTCCTGCACGGGGTGCAGCTGTGGACCGTGCTGCCCGACCACGCCCGCCACGGCGAGCGCCGCTTCGACCACTACGCCCCCGCGCTGCTCGAGCTCGACGGCGGCCAGGCGCTCGTCTTCGTCGGCTCGCTGTTCGGCGAGACCTCCCCCATCCCCACCTTCACCCCGCTCGTCGGCGCGGAGCTGCGCGTCGACGCCGGCGCCACCCTCGAGGTGGAGCTCAACCCCGGCTTCGAGCACGGCCTGCTTGTCGACGCCGGGGACGTGGACGTGGAAGGCGCCGTCGTCCGGCCCCGTGAGCTCGCCTACGCCGGCACCGGCGAAACCCGCCTGCGCATCCGCAACAACGGCCCCGAGAAGGCCCGACTGGTGCTCATCGGCGGCGAGCCCTTCACCGAGGACGTCGTCATGTGGTGGAACTTCATCGGCCGCGACCACACCGAAATCGCCCGTTACCGCGAGGAGTGGGAGAACCACTCGGAACGGTTCGGGGTGACCCACGGCTACATCTCCCACGACGCCGACGGTCTCGACCGCCTTCCCGCGCCGACGTTGCCCACGTCCCGGCTGCGCCCACGCACCAACCCCGAACCGGTCGCCCGGCCGGAGATGAGGATTGACCGATCATGA
- the folC gene encoding bifunctional tetrahydrofolate synthase/dihydrofolate synthase has protein sequence MDEQREEAPSREVSEEDLIALATADAELNQRWPETKIEPSLDRMEMLMDFLGSPQRSFRSIHVAGTNGKTSTVRMIESLLRAFHRRTGRTTSPHLQLVTERVAIDGEPIHPADFVRVWEEIKPFVELVDARSDVPMSKFEVLTAIAYAAFADAPVDVAVVEVGMGGTWDATNVINADVSVVMPVGLDHADYLGDTIEQVAAEKAGIIKSRWDADDLLSPPDNVAVIAEQEPEAMNVILQRAVDVDASVARAGVEFGVVESAVAVGGQTMTLRGIAGRYEDLFLPLAGEHQARNAAVALAAVETFFGAGGGRTLDLETVREGFATVTSPGRLERVRSTPTTFIDAAHNPHGAHALGLALDRDFDFSRLIGVIGVLDDKDHAGILRELEPYLSEVVVTQNSSPRAIDAYELAETARDIFGEERVHVDESLPGAYALAVELAEDADLQSGAGVIITGSVVTAGEARTMFGKDPQ, from the coding sequence ATCGACGAGCAGCGCGAGGAGGCTCCCTCCCGCGAGGTGAGCGAGGAGGATCTCATCGCGCTGGCGACCGCCGACGCGGAGCTCAACCAGCGCTGGCCCGAGACCAAGATCGAGCCGAGCCTGGATCGCATGGAGATGCTCATGGATTTCCTGGGCTCCCCGCAGCGCTCCTTCCGCTCCATTCACGTCGCCGGCACCAACGGCAAGACCTCGACCGTGCGCATGATCGAGTCGCTGCTGCGTGCCTTCCACCGTCGCACCGGCCGGACCACCAGCCCGCACCTGCAGCTGGTGACCGAGCGCGTCGCCATCGACGGTGAGCCGATCCACCCGGCCGACTTCGTCCGCGTCTGGGAGGAGATCAAGCCCTTCGTCGAGCTCGTCGACGCCCGCTCTGACGTGCCGATGAGCAAGTTCGAGGTGCTCACCGCCATCGCCTACGCGGCCTTCGCGGACGCCCCGGTCGACGTCGCCGTCGTCGAGGTCGGCATGGGCGGGACCTGGGACGCCACCAACGTCATCAACGCCGACGTCAGCGTCGTCATGCCGGTCGGGCTGGACCACGCCGACTACCTCGGCGACACCATCGAGCAGGTGGCGGCGGAGAAGGCGGGCATCATCAAGTCCCGCTGGGACGCCGACGATCTGCTCAGCCCGCCGGACAATGTCGCCGTCATCGCGGAGCAGGAGCCGGAGGCCATGAACGTCATTCTCCAGCGCGCCGTCGACGTCGACGCCTCCGTCGCCCGCGCGGGCGTGGAGTTCGGGGTCGTCGAGTCGGCGGTCGCCGTCGGCGGCCAGACGATGACCCTGCGCGGCATCGCCGGCCGGTACGAGGATCTCTTCCTGCCGCTGGCGGGAGAGCACCAGGCCCGCAACGCCGCGGTGGCGCTCGCCGCCGTCGAGACCTTCTTCGGCGCCGGCGGGGGACGCACCCTCGACCTGGAGACCGTGCGCGAAGGCTTCGCGACGGTCACCTCTCCCGGCCGCCTCGAGCGCGTGCGCTCGACACCGACCACCTTCATCGACGCCGCCCACAACCCGCACGGAGCCCACGCGCTGGGCCTGGCCCTGGACCGCGACTTCGACTTCTCCCGCCTCATCGGCGTGATCGGCGTCCTCGACGACAAGGACCACGCCGGCATCCTGCGCGAGCTGGAGCCGTACCTCAGCGAGGTCGTCGTCACCCAGAACTCCTCGCCGCGCGCCATCGACGCCTACGAGCTGGCCGAGACCGCCCGCGACATCTTCGGCGAGGAACGCGTCCACGTCGACGAGTCGCTCCCCGGCGCCTACGCCCTGGCCGTGGAACTCGCCGAGGACGCCGACCTCCAGTCGGGCGCCGGCGTGATCATCACCGGCTCGGTCGTCACCGCCGGCGAGGCCCGCACCATGTTCGGAAAGGACCCGCAATGA
- a CDS encoding PhoX family protein, whose protein sequence is MTITPANLGRRGFLKTAGAFSAATALSALMSQTAQAAEGRKNGVDTMQAPNNGGYGPLQPAPGGELLLPAGFTYVAFGHTGTPMSDGTPTPGMHDGMAAFQGENGMINLVRNHENNQGPAFGENPYDPQAAGGTTNLVFDPVKMELVAAYPSLTGTIRNCAGGPTLNGTWLTCEETFTGLDVETPHGYVFEVPADATSPIEAVPIKEMGRFTHEAVAIDPATGIVYQTEDRGTSGFYRFVPNDRNDLTAGGKLQMMAIKARPNYDTRYSQNAGRPLPCEWVDINEPDPDSTDSLAVFKQGWEQGGAVFARLEGAWYGDGSVYINSTSGGDAGLGQVWRFTPRGNSGGQLELVYESIDPDVLESPDNLCVSPNTGGLVLCEDGSGKDLLRGVTTDGQIFDLAELNSDSTSELAGATFSPDGSILFFNVQSPGITYAITGPWGNGAL, encoded by the coding sequence ATGACGATCACCCCTGCCAACCTGGGCCGCCGCGGATTCCTGAAGACCGCCGGAGCATTCAGCGCCGCCACGGCCCTGTCCGCCCTGATGAGCCAGACCGCCCAGGCCGCCGAGGGCCGCAAGAACGGCGTCGACACCATGCAGGCCCCCAACAACGGCGGCTACGGCCCGCTCCAGCCCGCCCCGGGCGGCGAGCTTCTCCTCCCGGCCGGCTTCACCTACGTCGCCTTCGGCCACACCGGCACCCCGATGAGCGACGGCACCCCGACCCCGGGAATGCACGACGGCATGGCCGCTTTCCAGGGCGAGAACGGGATGATCAACCTCGTCCGCAACCACGAGAACAACCAGGGCCCCGCCTTCGGCGAGAACCCCTACGACCCGCAGGCCGCGGGCGGCACCACCAACCTGGTCTTCGACCCGGTCAAGATGGAGCTCGTCGCCGCCTACCCGTCGCTGACCGGCACCATCCGCAACTGCGCCGGTGGCCCGACCCTCAACGGCACCTGGCTGACCTGTGAGGAGACCTTCACCGGCCTCGACGTCGAGACCCCGCACGGTTACGTCTTCGAGGTCCCTGCCGACGCCACCTCCCCGATCGAGGCCGTCCCGATCAAGGAGATGGGCCGCTTCACCCACGAGGCCGTCGCCATCGATCCGGCCACCGGCATCGTCTACCAGACCGAGGACCGCGGCACCTCCGGCTTCTACCGCTTCGTGCCCAACGACCGCAACGACCTCACCGCGGGTGGCAAGCTGCAGATGATGGCGATCAAGGCGCGCCCGAACTACGACACCCGCTACAGCCAGAACGCCGGCCGGCCGCTGCCCTGCGAGTGGGTCGACATCAACGAGCCGGACCCGGACAGCACCGACTCCCTGGCCGTGTTCAAGCAGGGCTGGGAGCAGGGCGGCGCGGTCTTCGCCCGCCTGGAGGGCGCCTGGTACGGCGACGGCTCCGTCTACATCAACTCCACCAGCGGCGGCGACGCCGGCCTGGGCCAGGTCTGGCGCTTCACCCCGCGCGGCAACTCCGGCGGCCAGCTTGAGCTGGTCTACGAGTCCATCGACCCGGACGTGCTGGAGAGCCCGGACAACCTGTGCGTGTCCCCCAACACCGGCGGCCTCGTCCTGTGCGAGGACGGCAGCGGCAAGGACCTGCTGCGCGGCGTGACCACGGACGGCCAGATCTTCGATCTCGCCGAACTGAACTCCGACAGCACCAGCGAGCTCGCCGGCGCCACCTTCAGCCCGGACGGCTCCATCCTGTTCTTCAACGTTCAGAGCCCGGGCATCACCTACGCGATCACCGGACCGTGGGGCAACGGCGCCCTCTAA
- a CDS encoding TetR/AcrR family transcriptional regulator, whose product MSSARECDTAVVRRGQQTRALEKKRLILDAAAELMLENSLRGVTHRQVAARAGVPVGSIGYYYNTREELVATAIARLGDRRHRHALQLIEKVSAPTTPEQAADLLLEVLLGHCVSESALRSWLATGVDCTRESEELNDSLRSPCDQLRADIAAALEATGFAKFSADSVIVTVAGAVVLCMVDRDADCVGTTRDNLVELLGRCAE is encoded by the coding sequence ATGAGTTCGGCGAGAGAGTGTGACACGGCGGTTGTCCGGCGCGGGCAGCAGACCCGGGCGCTGGAGAAGAAGCGTCTGATCCTTGACGCCGCCGCCGAGCTGATGCTGGAGAACAGCCTTCGTGGCGTCACCCACCGCCAGGTGGCGGCCCGCGCCGGCGTCCCGGTCGGGTCCATCGGCTACTACTACAACACCCGCGAAGAGTTGGTGGCCACTGCGATCGCCCGGCTGGGCGACCGGCGCCACCGGCACGCCCTGCAGCTGATTGAGAAGGTCAGCGCCCCCACGACTCCGGAGCAGGCCGCCGACCTGCTTCTCGAGGTCCTCCTCGGCCACTGCGTCTCGGAATCCGCGCTGCGCAGCTGGCTGGCGACGGGCGTCGACTGCACCCGTGAATCCGAGGAACTCAACGACTCCCTCCGCAGCCCCTGCGACCAGCTCCGCGCCGACATCGCCGCCGCCCTGGAAGCGACCGGGTTCGCGAAGTTCAGCGCCGACTCGGTCATCGTCACCGTCGCCGGAGCCGTGGTCCTGTGCATGGTCGACCGTGACGCCGACTGCGTCGGGACGACCCGAGACAATCTCGTGGAACTGCTGGGTCGCTGCGCGGAGTAG